A region of Hippoglossus stenolepis isolate QCI-W04-F060 chromosome 7, HSTE1.2, whole genome shotgun sequence DNA encodes the following proteins:
- the LOC118112812 gene encoding LOW QUALITY PROTEIN: caspase-3 (The sequence of the model RefSeq protein was modified relative to this genomic sequence to represent the inferred CDS: inserted 2 bases in 2 codons): MADGEKQSGGDTVDALKLFSKRSDGAATGSNKTYDEVDSTPSSKGSTTAGSDLYRYKMDYPSIGTCVIINNKNFDKMSERKGTDADAAFAKKXFSELGYKVRVANDQTMWQMKNLLTSVSEEDHRSSASFVCVLLSYGDEGVIYGTDGCVKLEKLTRNFKGDGCRSLLGKPKLFFIQAARGSALDDGAMKEFDSVDGQTSERIPVEADFLYAXSTAPGYTSWRNTSNGSWFIQSLCEMLVQYKGELELMQIMTRVSRKVALHFESFSNLPGFSSKKQIPCIVSMLTKDFYFPQ, from the exons ATGGCTGATGGTGAAAAGCAGAGCGGTGGCGACACTGTGGATGCcttaaagttgttttcaaagag GTCGGATGGAGCGGCCACAGGCAGCAATAAGACGTATGATGAAGTGGACTCTACCCCCAGCAGTAAAGGCAGTACAACTGCAGGCTCAGACCTCTACCGCTACAAGATGGACTATCCCAGCATTGGAACCTGTGTGATCATCAACAATAAGAACTTCGACA AGATGAGTGAGCGTAAAGGGACGGATGCCGATGCTGCCTTTGCAAAGA ACTTCTCTGAGCTGGGTTATAAAGTCAGAGTGGCCAATGACCAGACTATGTGGCAGATGAAAAATCTTCTGACGAGCg tATCTGAGGAGGACCACCGTAGTAGTGcatcgtttgtgtgtgtgttgctgagttATGGAGACGAGGGGGTGATTTATGGCACAGACGGCTGTGTGAAGTTGGAGAAGCTGACGAGAAACTTTAAAGGAGATGGCTGCAGAAGTCTCCTTGGCAAACCGAAGCTCTTCTTCATACAG GCGGCTCGTGGTTCAGCCCTGGATGACGGAGCCATGAAGGAGTTCGACAGTGTAGATGGGCAAACATCAGAGAGGATTCCTGTGGAGGCAGATTTCCTGTACG ATTCCACTGCTCCAG GTTACACCTCATGGAGAAACACATCCAACGGCTCCTGGTTCATTCAGTCGTTGTGTGAGATGTTGGTGCAATACAagggagagctggagctgatGCAGATCATGACACGAGTCAGCCGCAAGGTGGCACTACACTTTGAGTCTTTCTCCAACCTACCTGGATTTAGCAGCAAGAAGCAGATCCCCTGTATTGTCTCGATGTTGACCAAAGACTTCTACTTTCCTCAATAG